From the genome of Streptomyces sp. NBC_01341, one region includes:
- a CDS encoding carboxymuconolactone decarboxylase family protein — protein MDLDAAYERALDTASELLGQRLELPLSPSEPPSGADFRKVATVHAFGDSWTRTALSKHDRSLVSVAITATLGAFEPLRGQLRIALNNGVTQDEVVDLFIHVAVYAGVARAFETYQIAVAVFAEGTSSSGV, from the coding sequence ATGGACTTGGACGCGGCCTACGAACGGGCTCTGGACACCGCAAGTGAACTCCTCGGACAGCGCCTGGAACTCCCGCTGAGCCCCAGCGAGCCTCCATCCGGGGCTGACTTCCGAAAGGTCGCGACGGTCCACGCCTTCGGAGACTCCTGGACCCGTACCGCACTCTCGAAGCACGACCGGTCTCTGGTTTCAGTCGCCATCACCGCCACACTGGGCGCATTCGAACCGCTGCGCGGGCAGCTGCGCATCGCGCTCAACAACGGTGTCACCCAGGACGAGGTCGTTGACCTGTTCATCCACGTTGCGGTCTACGCGGGTGTAGCTCGCGCGTTCGAGACCTACCAGATCGCCGTTGCCGTCTTCGCTGAGGGCACGTCCTCCAGCGGCGTCTGA